In Solimonas sp. K1W22B-7, the DNA window CGCCGCCTACGATGTCGATGTCTTCGACGGTCTCTACAACCTCAACGGCCATGGCGACAGCGGCAGCGAATCGGAACTGCGCCGCCTGCGCTTCGGCTTCAGCGGCTGGTACACGAAGAACTGGAACTACTCGATCCTGATCGACATCGAGGACGGCGACCGCGCCATCGACGATTCCGTGACCACGATCGACACCGCGATGCTGCAGTACACCGGCTTCAAGTATGCCGACCTGACGATCGGCCGCTTCAAGCGCCCGGTGTCGATGGAGGTGCTGACCAGTTCCAACTGGCTGTCCTTCAACGAGCAGTCCTTCATCTGGGAACTGGCGCCGGCCAACGACATCGCCAAGTTCTCGCTGATGGCCAGCAAGCTGTTCGAGTTCGGCGGCAGCGGCCTGCTGTACCAGTTCGCAGTGTCCGACGACTACCAGGAAGACCTGCCGGCCAAGAGCGGCAGCGACAGCCACGCCATCAATGCCCGCGCCGTGTACACGCCCTGGGCGGAGAAGGGCCGCGTGCTGCACTTCGGCGCCTCCTATGGCGACCAGAACCCGGGCGAGGCGGCGACCACGCGCGTGCGCTCGCGCCTGGGCGTTCACGGCATCGACCGCTTCGTGCTGCTCGACACCATCGACATCGACAGCGACCGCCAGTACGCGCTGGAAGCCGCGCTGATCCAGGGGCCGTTCTCGCTGCAGGCCGAGTATGTCAGCCGCGCGATCGGCGGCCGCAGCGGCGATCCGGACGTCGATGTCGACGGCTGGTACCTCCAGGGCACCTGGACGCTGACCGGCGAGCCGCGCGGCTACAAGCGCAAGGACGGCCGCTTCGATCGCGTCGATCCGAAGAACAAGGACTACGGCGCCGTCGAGCTGGTGGCGCGCGCGCAGCAGGGCACGGTGTCGCCGGACGGCGGCACGGAAGTCGAAGCCAGCGGCTACCAGTTCGGCGTCAACTGGTATCCGCTGCGCTCCATCAAGCTGATGCTCGACTACACCACCGCGTCGGTCGACAACATCGACACCCAGGATGCCGGTGACGACGGCAACGCCATCACCAGCCGCATCCAGTGGGTTTTCTAAGGAGTTCCCGATGAAACATTGCAAGCACAAGATCGCCGCGCTGCTGGCGTTGACCCTGATCGCCGCCTGCGGCAAGAAAGAGCAGGCTGCCGAACCCGCCGCTGCCGCGCCGGCGCCGGCCGCGAAGACCGAACTGACGGTCTACACCGCCTTCGAGCCCGAGCAGCTGCCCGGCTTCAAGCAGGCCTTCGAAGCCGCGAACCCCGAGATCACCCTGAGCTGGGTGCGCGATTCCACCGGCGTGATCACCGCACGCCTGCTGGCGGAGAAGGACAATCCGCGCGCCGATGCGGTCTGGGGCCTGGCCGCCAGTTCTCTGATGCTGCTGAAGGCGCAAGGCATGCTCGCGCCCTACGCGCCGCAGGGTGTCGAAAAGCTCGACCCGCGCTTCGTCGACAGCGCGACGCCGCCGCAGTGGACCGCCGACGACGCCTGGGAGGCGGCGATCTGCGTCAACACGGTCGAGGCGCAGAAGCACAAGCTGCCGATGCCGAAGAGCTGGGCGGACCTGGCCAAGCCGGTCTACAAGGGCTACATCGTGATGCCGAATCCGAACTCCTCCGGCACCGGCTTCCTCGCGGTGTCCGGCTGGCTGCAGCAGATGGGCGAGGAGCCGGCCTGGAAGTACATGGACGCGCTGCATGCCAACGTCGCGCGCTACACCCACTCCGGCTCCAAGCCCTGCAAGGAAGCCGCGGCGGGCGAGATCGCAATCGGCATCTCCATCGGCTACACCGGCGCCAAGCAGAAGGCCAAGGGCGCCCCGATCGAGATCGTGCACGCCGCCGAGGGCGTGGGCTGGGACATGGAGGCCAACGCCATCGTCGCCGGCACGAAGAAGCTCGAGGCCAGCAAGAAGCTGATGGACTTCGCC includes these proteins:
- a CDS encoding OprO/OprP family phosphate-selective porin, producing MRFIHLAPLVGVCTLALSGAVAAQEVLPTIPVVPLHPAQDEITFKVKTRGGFGIESSDGMAGFELEGRAAYDVDVFDGLYNLNGHGDSGSESELRRLRFGFSGWYTKNWNYSILIDIEDGDRAIDDSVTTIDTAMLQYTGFKYADLTIGRFKRPVSMEVLTSSNWLSFNEQSFIWELAPANDIAKFSLMASKLFEFGGSGLLYQFAVSDDYQEDLPAKSGSDSHAINARAVYTPWAEKGRVLHFGASYGDQNPGEAATTRVRSRLGVHGIDRFVLLDTIDIDSDRQYALEAALIQGPFSLQAEYVSRAIGGRSGDPDVDVDGWYLQGTWTLTGEPRGYKRKDGRFDRVDPKNKDYGAVELVARAQQGTVSPDGGTEVEASGYQFGVNWYPLRSIKLMLDYTTASVDNIDTQDAGDDGNAITSRIQWVF
- a CDS encoding putative 2-aminoethylphosphonate ABC transporter substrate-binding protein, with the protein product MKHCKHKIAALLALTLIAACGKKEQAAEPAAAAPAPAAKTELTVYTAFEPEQLPGFKQAFEAANPEITLSWVRDSTGVITARLLAEKDNPRADAVWGLAASSLMLLKAQGMLAPYAPQGVEKLDPRFVDSATPPQWTADDAWEAAICVNTVEAQKHKLPMPKSWADLAKPVYKGYIVMPNPNSSGTGFLAVSGWLQQMGEEPAWKYMDALHANVARYTHSGSKPCKEAAAGEIAIGISIGYTGAKQKAKGAPIEIVHAAEGVGWDMEANAIVAGTKKLEASKKLMDFAVSEAANQLYNEAYPVVALPGIAKPVEHYPANLADKLIKNDFAWAATNRERILAEWQKRYDGKSEPKS